One genomic region from Ammospiza nelsoni isolate bAmmNel1 chromosome 13, bAmmNel1.pri, whole genome shotgun sequence encodes:
- the SIAH1 gene encoding E3 ubiquitin-protein ligase SIAH1 isoform X4 gives MSRQTATALPTGTSKCTPSQRVPALTGTTASNNDLASLFECPVCFDYVLPPILQCQSGHLVCSNCRPKLTCCPTCRGPLGSIRNLAMEKVANSVLFPCKYASSGCEITLPHTEKADHEELCEFRPYSCPCPGASCKWQGSLDAVMPHLMHQHKSITTLQGEDIVFLATDINLPGAVDWVMMQSCFGFHFMLVLEKQEKYDGHQQFFAIVQLIGTRKQAENFAYRLELNGHRRRLTWEATPRSIHEGIATAIMNSDCLVFDTSIAQLFAENGNLGINVTISMC, from the coding sequence ATGAGCCGTCAGACCGCTACAGCCCTACCCACAGGTACCTCCAAGTGCACGCCATCGCAGAGGGTGCCCGCGCTGACGGGCACCACCGCCTCCAACAATGACTTGGCCAGTCTCTTTGAGTGTCCCGTGTGCTTTGACTATGTGCTGCCACCCATCCTGCAGTGTCAGAGTGGCCACCTGGTCTGTAGCAACTGTCGGCCCAAGCTCACGTGCTGCCCCACCTGCCGCGGCCCGCTGGGCTCCATCCGGAACCTGGCCATGGAGAAAGTTGCCAATTCCGTACTATTCCCGTGTAAATACGCCTCTTCCGGCTGCGAGATAACTTTGCcacacacagagaaagcagACCACGAGGAGCTGTGTGAGTTTAGGCCTtactcctgtccctgtcccggtgCTTCGTGTAAATGGCAAGGCTCTCTGGATGCTGTCATGCCGCACCTGATGCATCAGCACAAGTCAATTACGACGCTGCAGGGAGAAGATATAGTGTTCCTGGCCACGGACATTAATCTTCCTGGTGCTGTTGACTGGGTTATGATGCAGTCTTGTTTTGGCTTTCATTTCATGCTAGTGTtggagaaacaggaaaagtaTGATGGTCACCAGCAGTTCTTTGCAATTGTACAGCTGATAGGAACGCGCAAGCAAGCGGAAAACTTTGCTTATCGACTCGAGCTAAACGGGCATAGGCGGCGATTGACTTGGGAAGCAACTCCTCGATCCATTCATGAGGGCATTGCAACAGCCATTATGAATAGTGACTGTCTAGTCTTTGACACCAGCATTGCACAGCTCTTTGCAGAAAATGGCAATTTAGGCATCAACGTAACTATATCCATGTGTTGA
- the SIAH1 gene encoding E3 ubiquitin-protein ligase SIAH1 isoform X3, which translates to MLLATEMSRQTATALPTGTSKCTPSQRVPALTGTTASNNDLASLFECPVCFDYVLPPILQCQSGHLVCSNCRPKLTCCPTCRGPLGSIRNLAMEKVANSVLFPCKYASSGCEITLPHTEKADHEELCEFRPYSCPCPGASCKWQGSLDAVMPHLMHQHKSITTLQGEDIVFLATDINLPGAVDWVMMQSCFGFHFMLVLEKQEKYDGHQQFFAIVQLIGTRKQAENFAYRLELNGHRRRLTWEATPRSIHEGIATAIMNSDCLVFDTSIAQLFAENGNLGINVTISMC; encoded by the exons ATGCTTTTAGCAACAG AAATGAGCCGTCAGACCGCTACAGCCCTACCCACAGGTACCTCCAAGTGCACGCCATCGCAGAGGGTGCCCGCGCTGACGGGCACCACCGCCTCCAACAATGACTTGGCCAGTCTCTTTGAGTGTCCCGTGTGCTTTGACTATGTGCTGCCACCCATCCTGCAGTGTCAGAGTGGCCACCTGGTCTGTAGCAACTGTCGGCCCAAGCTCACGTGCTGCCCCACCTGCCGCGGCCCGCTGGGCTCCATCCGGAACCTGGCCATGGAGAAAGTTGCCAATTCCGTACTATTCCCGTGTAAATACGCCTCTTCCGGCTGCGAGATAACTTTGCcacacacagagaaagcagACCACGAGGAGCTGTGTGAGTTTAGGCCTtactcctgtccctgtcccggtgCTTCGTGTAAATGGCAAGGCTCTCTGGATGCTGTCATGCCGCACCTGATGCATCAGCACAAGTCAATTACGACGCTGCAGGGAGAAGATATAGTGTTCCTGGCCACGGACATTAATCTTCCTGGTGCTGTTGACTGGGTTATGATGCAGTCTTGTTTTGGCTTTCATTTCATGCTAGTGTtggagaaacaggaaaagtaTGATGGTCACCAGCAGTTCTTTGCAATTGTACAGCTGATAGGAACGCGCAAGCAAGCGGAAAACTTTGCTTATCGACTCGAGCTAAACGGGCATAGGCGGCGATTGACTTGGGAAGCAACTCCTCGATCCATTCATGAGGGCATTGCAACAGCCATTATGAATAGTGACTGTCTAGTCTTTGACACCAGCATTGCACAGCTCTTTGCAGAAAATGGCAATTTAGGCATCAACGTAACTATATCCATGTGTTGA
- the SIAH1 gene encoding E3 ubiquitin-protein ligase SIAH1 isoform X2 codes for MGENSVCRERQSISRISSGGEPSLFSCEMSRQTATALPTGTSKCTPSQRVPALTGTTASNNDLASLFECPVCFDYVLPPILQCQSGHLVCSNCRPKLTCCPTCRGPLGSIRNLAMEKVANSVLFPCKYASSGCEITLPHTEKADHEELCEFRPYSCPCPGASCKWQGSLDAVMPHLMHQHKSITTLQGEDIVFLATDINLPGAVDWVMMQSCFGFHFMLVLEKQEKYDGHQQFFAIVQLIGTRKQAENFAYRLELNGHRRRLTWEATPRSIHEGIATAIMNSDCLVFDTSIAQLFAENGNLGINVTISMC; via the exons ATGGGAGAAAACAGCGTTTGTAGGGAAAGGCAAAGCATCTCACGTATTTCTTCAGGAGGAGAACCAAGTTTATTTTCCTGTG AAATGAGCCGTCAGACCGCTACAGCCCTACCCACAGGTACCTCCAAGTGCACGCCATCGCAGAGGGTGCCCGCGCTGACGGGCACCACCGCCTCCAACAATGACTTGGCCAGTCTCTTTGAGTGTCCCGTGTGCTTTGACTATGTGCTGCCACCCATCCTGCAGTGTCAGAGTGGCCACCTGGTCTGTAGCAACTGTCGGCCCAAGCTCACGTGCTGCCCCACCTGCCGCGGCCCGCTGGGCTCCATCCGGAACCTGGCCATGGAGAAAGTTGCCAATTCCGTACTATTCCCGTGTAAATACGCCTCTTCCGGCTGCGAGATAACTTTGCcacacacagagaaagcagACCACGAGGAGCTGTGTGAGTTTAGGCCTtactcctgtccctgtcccggtgCTTCGTGTAAATGGCAAGGCTCTCTGGATGCTGTCATGCCGCACCTGATGCATCAGCACAAGTCAATTACGACGCTGCAGGGAGAAGATATAGTGTTCCTGGCCACGGACATTAATCTTCCTGGTGCTGTTGACTGGGTTATGATGCAGTCTTGTTTTGGCTTTCATTTCATGCTAGTGTtggagaaacaggaaaagtaTGATGGTCACCAGCAGTTCTTTGCAATTGTACAGCTGATAGGAACGCGCAAGCAAGCGGAAAACTTTGCTTATCGACTCGAGCTAAACGGGCATAGGCGGCGATTGACTTGGGAAGCAACTCCTCGATCCATTCATGAGGGCATTGCAACAGCCATTATGAATAGTGACTGTCTAGTCTTTGACACCAGCATTGCACAGCTCTTTGCAGAAAATGGCAATTTAGGCATCAACGTAACTATATCCATGTGTTGA
- the SIAH1 gene encoding E3 ubiquitin-protein ligase SIAH1 isoform X1 — MTGRSASSGPYSWKGVWSACLPGSKACKGKEMSRQTATALPTGTSKCTPSQRVPALTGTTASNNDLASLFECPVCFDYVLPPILQCQSGHLVCSNCRPKLTCCPTCRGPLGSIRNLAMEKVANSVLFPCKYASSGCEITLPHTEKADHEELCEFRPYSCPCPGASCKWQGSLDAVMPHLMHQHKSITTLQGEDIVFLATDINLPGAVDWVMMQSCFGFHFMLVLEKQEKYDGHQQFFAIVQLIGTRKQAENFAYRLELNGHRRRLTWEATPRSIHEGIATAIMNSDCLVFDTSIAQLFAENGNLGINVTISMC, encoded by the exons ATGACGGGCAGATCCGCCTCCAGCGGGCCGTACTCCTGGAAGGGCGTCTGGTCTGCGTGCTTGCCGGGGAGTAAAGCCTGCAAGGGGAAAG AAATGAGCCGTCAGACCGCTACAGCCCTACCCACAGGTACCTCCAAGTGCACGCCATCGCAGAGGGTGCCCGCGCTGACGGGCACCACCGCCTCCAACAATGACTTGGCCAGTCTCTTTGAGTGTCCCGTGTGCTTTGACTATGTGCTGCCACCCATCCTGCAGTGTCAGAGTGGCCACCTGGTCTGTAGCAACTGTCGGCCCAAGCTCACGTGCTGCCCCACCTGCCGCGGCCCGCTGGGCTCCATCCGGAACCTGGCCATGGAGAAAGTTGCCAATTCCGTACTATTCCCGTGTAAATACGCCTCTTCCGGCTGCGAGATAACTTTGCcacacacagagaaagcagACCACGAGGAGCTGTGTGAGTTTAGGCCTtactcctgtccctgtcccggtgCTTCGTGTAAATGGCAAGGCTCTCTGGATGCTGTCATGCCGCACCTGATGCATCAGCACAAGTCAATTACGACGCTGCAGGGAGAAGATATAGTGTTCCTGGCCACGGACATTAATCTTCCTGGTGCTGTTGACTGGGTTATGATGCAGTCTTGTTTTGGCTTTCATTTCATGCTAGTGTtggagaaacaggaaaagtaTGATGGTCACCAGCAGTTCTTTGCAATTGTACAGCTGATAGGAACGCGCAAGCAAGCGGAAAACTTTGCTTATCGACTCGAGCTAAACGGGCATAGGCGGCGATTGACTTGGGAAGCAACTCCTCGATCCATTCATGAGGGCATTGCAACAGCCATTATGAATAGTGACTGTCTAGTCTTTGACACCAGCATTGCACAGCTCTTTGCAGAAAATGGCAATTTAGGCATCAACGTAACTATATCCATGTGTTGA